TGCCGGAACAGTTCGCGGCACTTGGCTTCGGTGATGCGGCCGTGGAACAGCTCGATGTCCTGGGGCTCGCGGCTCATGATGTAGACCAGGTTCAGGCGCTCCATGTACCGGTCCTTCAGCTCGGCCAGCTCGTCGCGGAAGATCACGGACGAGGAAGCGCGGTTCCCGTACAGCAGGGTGAAGCGGCTGTCCGGCTCGGCCATCAGCGTGGTCTTCACGATCGACAGGATCGGCGTGATGCCGCTGCCGGCCGCGAAGGCCAGGTAGTGGCGGCGGCTCGCGGGTTCGAGCGGCAGGTTGAAGCGGCCTTCGGGCGGCATCACGTCGATCGTCACGCCGGGGCGGATGCATTCGTTGGCCCAGGTCGAGAACAGGCCGCCGTTCACGCGCTTGATGGCGACGCGCAGGCAATCGTCCTGCACCGCCGAGCAGATCGAGTAGGAACGGCGCACGTCCTCGCCGTCGATCATCGCGCGCAGGGTCAGGTGCTGGCCCTGCTGGTATTGGAAGGCCTCGCGCAGCTCGGGCGGCACGTCGAAGGTGACCGCGATCGCGTCGCGCGTTTCATGCTTCACCTTGGCGACAGTCAGGGGATGGAATTTGCTCATCGTCTTAATGGCACTTGAAGTAGTCGAAAGGCTCGCGGCAGTCGAGGCACTGGTACAGCGCCTTGCATGGCGTCGAGCCGAACTGGCTGGTCAGCCGGGTATGCTGCGAGCCGCAATGCGGGCAGGCGACGCTCGGTTGCTGGATCGCGTGGCGTTTCACCCCATGCTGCAGGGCGCTGATGTCGATCACCTGCTGCACCGGCGGTGCGATGCCGTAGCCCTTCAGGGCGGCCTTGCCGGCCTCGCTCATCCAGTCGGTGGTCCAGGCCGGCGACAGGCGGGTGGCGATGCGCACCTTGCCCAGGCCACGCGCGTGCAATGCCTGCTCCACGTCCTCGGCGATCACCTGCATCGCCGGGCAGCCGGAATAGGTCGGGGTGATCGTCACCACGCACTCGTCGCCGTCGAAGGCGACCTCGCGCACGATGCCGAGGTCGACCACCGAGATCACCGGGATCTCCGGGTCGGGCACCTCGCCGAGCCAGGCCCAGACCTGGGCGCTGGCTTGTGCGGTATCGGTCATGGCCTTACCACTCGACGCCGGGATAGGCGCGCTGCAGGAACTGCATCTCGGCCAGGATGTAGCCGAGGCGCTCGCTGTGCCGGCCCTGCTTGCCGCCGCGCTGCATGTAGGCGCCGGGGTCGGGCATGGGCAGGGTCGCTTCGGCGAAGACTTCCGACACGTGCTGCAGGAAGGCTTCGCGCAGCGCTTCCGCGGCGGGGGCGACGCCCTGCTCCACCATGGCCAGCTCGAGCTCGTCGTAGATGAAGACTTCGCCCGTATAGGTCCACAGCTCGTCGATCGCGGCTTGCATCTTCGCGTGGCTGACCGGCGTGCCGTCGCCCAGGCGCACCACCAGGTCGCCGCTGCGGCGCAGGTGGTA
This window of the Massilia sp. WG5 genome carries:
- the paaE gene encoding 1,2-phenylacetyl-CoA epoxidase subunit PaaE; translation: MSKFHPLTVAKVKHETRDAIAVTFDVPPELREAFQYQQGQHLTLRAMIDGEDVRRSYSICSAVQDDCLRVAIKRVNGGLFSTWANECIRPGVTIDVMPPEGRFNLPLEPASRRHYLAFAAGSGITPILSIVKTTLMAEPDSRFTLLYGNRASSSVIFRDELAELKDRYMERLNLVYIMSREPQDIELFHGRITEAKCRELFRHWLRVEDVDYAFICGPEDMMHGVSNALQEAGMPKERIRIELFAAGAAQAPRKPRPVSAEPRHQTEVTVVMDGVHASFTMDKDKESLLDAGLRAGLDMRYSCKGGVCSTCRCKVLEGQVEMDVNYALEDYEVARGFVLSCQSFPVTDRVVVDFDVHE
- the paaD gene encoding 1,2-phenylacetyl-CoA epoxidase subunit PaaD; protein product: MTDTAQASAQVWAWLGEVPDPEIPVISVVDLGIVREVAFDGDECVVTITPTYSGCPAMQVIAEDVEQALHARGLGKVRIATRLSPAWTTDWMSEAGKAALKGYGIAPPVQQVIDISALQHGVKRHAIQQPSVACPHCGSQHTRLTSQFGSTPCKALYQCLDCREPFDYFKCH